The Neomonachus schauinslandi chromosome 4, ASM220157v2, whole genome shotgun sequence genome includes a region encoding these proteins:
- the LOC110574607 gene encoding 40S ribosomal protein S24-like, with protein sequence MNDTVTIQTRNFMTQPTTLQRKQMVIDVLHPGKATVPKTEIREKLAKMYKTTPDVIFVFGFRTHFGGGKTTGFGMIYDSLDYAKKNEPKHRLARHGLYEKKKTSRKQRKERKNRMKKVRGTAKANVGAGKKKE encoded by the coding sequence ATGAATGACACAGTAACTATCCAGACCAGGAACTTCATGACCCAACCAACTACACTTCAGCGGAAACAGATGGTCATTGATGTCCTTCACCCCGGAAAGGCAACAGTACCTAAGACAGAAATTCGGGAAAAACTAGCCAAAATGTACAAGACCACACCAGATGTCATATTTGTGTTTGGATTCAGAACCCATTTTGGTGGTGGCAAGACAACAGGCTTTGGCATGATTTATGATTCCttggattatgcaaagaaaaatgaacccaaacacagacttgcaagacatggcctctatgagaagaaaaagacatcaagaaaacagCGAAAGGAAcgcaagaacagaatgaagaaagtcagggggACTGCAAAAGCCAATGTTGGTGCTGGCAAAAAGAAGGAGTAA
- the CALML6 gene encoding calmodulin-like protein 6 — protein sequence MGGVPSTHKAPTCNRKPRSPVARPCHCVVLSRPATDMTERLTAEQIKEYKGVFEMFDEEGNGEVKTGELERLMSLLGINPTKSELASMAKDVDRDNKGFFNCDSFLALMGIYWEKAQNQEGELRAAFRVFDKEGKGYIDWDTLKYVLMNAGEPLNEVEAEQMMKEADKDGDGTIDYEEFVAMMTGESFKLVQ from the exons ATGGGAGGAGTCCCCTCAACCCACAAGGCTCCCACCTGTAACCGCAAGCCTCGGAGCCCTGTGGCCAGGCCA TGCCACTGTGTGGTGCTCTCCCGGCCGGCCACAGACATG ACGGAGCGCCTGACAGCCGAGCAGATCAAGGAGTACAAGGGGGTCTTTGAGATGTTCGACGAGGAGGGCAACGGGGAGGTGAAGACTGGAGAGCTGGAGCGGCTCATGAGCCTGCTGGGCATCAATCCCACCAAGAGTGAGCTGGCCTCCATGGCCAAGGACGTGGACAGAGACA ACAAAGGATTCTTCAACTGTGACAGCTTCCTGGCCCTGATGGGGATTTACTGGGAGAAGGCCCAGAACCAGGAGGGCGAGCTGAGGGCAGCGTTCCGTGTCTTCGACAAGGAGGGCAAGGGCTACATCGACTGGGACACGCTCAA GTACGTGCTCATGAACGCAGGTGAGCCCCTCAATGAGGTAGAGGCCGAGCAGATGATGAAGGAGGCTGACAAGGACGGGGATGGGACCATTGACTACGAGG AGTTTGTGGCCATGATGACCGGAGAGTCCTTCAAGCTGGTCCAGTAG
- the TMEM52 gene encoding transmembrane protein 52: MVVGAPASRALLLLPPLLPLPQVALGFADGSCDPSDLCPPQARWSSLWHVGLILLAVLLLLLCGVTASCVRFCCLRKRVHSQPHLPPTPQPCDLTVSPMDSDSPVHSTVTSYSSVQYPLGMRLPLPFGELDLDSMTPPAYSLYAPELPPSYEEAVKMAKPSQEEPPPS; encoded by the exons ATGGTGGTGGGGGCGCCGGCCTCCCGGGCGCTTCTACTGCTGCCGCCGCTCCTGCCGCTGCCGCAG GTGGCGCTGGGCTTCGCGGACGGCAGCTGCGACCCGTCGGACCT GTGCCCGCCCCAGGCCCGCTGGAGCAGCCTGTGGCACGTGGG GCTTATCTTACTCGCTGTCCTTCTGCTGCTGCTGTGTGGGGTCACAGCCAGCTGTGTCCGGTTCTGCTGCCTCCGGAAACGGGTACACAGCCAGCCACACCTGCCACCAACACCTCAGCCTTGTGACCTGACGGTCAGCCCTATGGATAGTGACAGCCCAGTGCACAGCACGGTGACTT CTTACAGCTCTGTGCAGTACCCGCTGGGCATGCGGCTGCCCCTTCCCTTTGGGGAGCTGGACCTCGACTCCATGACCCCTCCTGCCTACAGCCTGTATGCCCCTGAGCTGCCACCCTCCTATGAAGAGGCTGTCAAGATGGCCAAACCCAGCCAGGAAGAGCCACCCCCCTCTTAG